A single region of the Halobacterium wangiae genome encodes:
- a CDS encoding SDR family oxidoreductase, translating into MSLALEDQTAVVTGGSSGIGRAISVAFAAEGADVVVADLQEESRDPDEHRTTAAVVAEETDQSARFVKCDVSDPDQTRAAVEAAEAFGGVTCMVNNAGIFHGEEFTEVTEDQFQTLIDVNLKGTFFGAQAAASAMIDGDGGTIINLSSVAGLRGSAGYATYCASKGGVRLLTYSLAAELGPQGVRVNAIHPGIIDTAMTTEDVPIIGTDAGDEYMQAVPSRRWGDPGDVADAAVYLASDAGDYVNGESLTVDGGMTNTT; encoded by the coding sequence ATGTCACTCGCTCTCGAAGACCAGACGGCCGTAGTGACGGGCGGTAGTTCCGGGATCGGGCGCGCCATCTCCGTCGCGTTCGCGGCGGAGGGCGCCGACGTCGTCGTCGCCGACCTCCAGGAGGAGTCCCGGGACCCCGACGAGCACCGGACGACGGCCGCGGTCGTCGCGGAGGAGACCGACCAGTCCGCGCGGTTCGTGAAGTGCGACGTGAGCGACCCGGACCAGACGCGCGCGGCGGTGGAGGCCGCCGAGGCGTTCGGCGGCGTCACCTGCATGGTGAACAACGCCGGTATCTTCCACGGCGAGGAGTTCACCGAGGTCACCGAGGACCAGTTCCAGACGCTGATCGACGTGAACCTCAAGGGGACGTTCTTCGGCGCGCAGGCCGCCGCGAGCGCGATGATCGACGGCGACGGTGGCACCATCATCAACCTCTCCAGCGTCGCCGGCCTCCGGGGGTCCGCGGGCTACGCGACGTACTGCGCGTCGAAGGGGGGCGTTCGGCTGTTGACCTACTCCCTGGCTGCCGAGCTGGGCCCACAGGGCGTCCGCGTGAACGCCATCCACCCGGGCATCATCGACACGGCGATGACCACCGAGGACGTTCCGATCATTGGTACGGACGCGGGAGACGAGTACATGCAGGCGGTGCCGTCCCGGCGCTGGGGCGACCCCGGGGATGTCGCGGACGCTGCCGTCTACCTCGCGAGCGACGCCGGCGACTACGTGAACGGCGAGAGCCTCACCGTCGACGGCGGGATGACGAACACGACCTGA